One Prinia subflava isolate CZ2003 ecotype Zambia chromosome 8, Cam_Psub_1.2, whole genome shotgun sequence DNA window includes the following coding sequences:
- the RABGEF1 gene encoding rab5 GDP/GTP exchange factor isoform X2 produces MNLKSERRGIHVDQSELLCKKGCGYYGNPAWQGFCSKCWREEYHKARQKQIQEDWELAERLQREEEEAYASSQSTQGAQSLTFSKFEEKKTNEKTRKVTTVKKFFTASSRAGAKKEIQEAKAPSPSIHRQASIETDRVSKEFIEFIRTYQKPGQDIYKQCKLFLDTMSHKRDLSIEEQSECAQDFYQNVADRLQTRWKVPPEKVEKAMDEVEKYIMTRQYKYVFCPETTDDEKKDLAVQKRIRALHWVTPQMLCVPVSEEIPEVSDMVVKAITDIIEMDSKRVPRDKLACITRCSKHIFNAIKITKNEPASADDFLPTLIYIVLKGNPPRLQSNIQYITRFCNPSRLMTGEDGYYFTNLCCAVAFIEKLDAQSLNLSQEDFDRFMTGQTSPKKQEPDTFSPDVCLGVKQMCKSLDLLSQLNERQERIVSEAKKLEKDLIDWTDGITKEVEEIVEKYPLEIKPKSQALAAIDSENVENDKLPPPLQPQLHPAPTPSCT; encoded by the exons ATGAACCTCAAGTCGGAGCGCAGGGGGATCCACGTGGATCAGTCGGAGCTGCTGTGCAAGAAGGGCTGTGGTTACTATGGCAatcctgcctggcagggcttCTGCTCCAAGTGCTGGAGGGAGGAATACCACAAGGCCAGGCAGAAGCAGATTCAGGAGGATTGGGAGCTGGCAGAGCG GCTGCAgcgtgaggaggaggaggcctATGCCAGCAGCCAGAGCACCCAAGGGGCACAGTCCCTGACCTTCTCAAAGTTTGAGGAGAAGAAAACCAAcgagaaaacaagaaaggtcACTACTGTGAAGAAGTTCTTCACTGCTtcctccagggcaggagctAAGAAGG AGATCCAGGAGGCCAAGGCTCCCAGCCCTTCCATCCACAGGCAGGCCAGCATCGAGACAGACCGGGTGTCCAAGGAGTTCATAGAATTCATCAGGACCTACCAGAAGCCTGGCCAGGACATCTACAAGCAATGCAAACTCTTTTTGGACACCATGAGTCATAAAAGG GATTTAAGCATTGAGGAACAATCTGAATGTGCCCAGGACTTCTACCAAAATGTGGCAGACAGGCTGCAGACACGCTGGAAAG TGCCCCCTGAAAAAGTGGAGAAGGCAATGGATGAGGTTGAGAAATACATCATGACTCGACAgtataaatatgttttttgCCCTGAGACAACTGATGATGAGAAGAAAGACCTTGCTGTCCAAAAAAGGATCAG GGCCTTGCACTGGGTGACTCCACAGATGTTGTGTGTTCCTGTCAGTGAGGAAATCCCAGAAGTCTCTGACATGGTTGTAAAGGCAATTACAG aCATCATCGAGATGGACTCCAAGCGCGTCCCTCGGGATAAACTGGCCTGCATCACCAGATGCAGCAAGCACATCTTCAACGCCATCAAAATCACCAAAAACGAGCCAGCCTCAGCTGATGATTTCCTGCCCACCCTGATTTACATCGTGCTGAAGGGGAACCCCCCTCGCCTGCAGTCCAACATCCAGTACATCACTCGCTTCTGCAACCCCAGCAGGCTGATGACAGGGGAGGATGGATATTATTTCACCAACCTG tgctgtgctgtggcctTCATTGAAAAACTGGATGCTCAGTCTTTAAACCTGAGCCAGGAAGATTTCGATCGTTTCATGACGGGCCAGACCTCCCCAAAAAAGCAGGAACCTGACACTTTCTCCCCTGACGTGTGCCTGGGCGTGAAGCAGATGTGCAAAAGCTTAGACCTCCTCTCTCAGTTGAATGAGAGACAGGAAAGAATTGTGAGTGAGGCCAAGAAGCTGGAGAAAGACCTCATCGACTGGACTGACGGCATCACCAAGGAGGTGGAGGAGATAGTGGAGAAATACCCCTTGGAAATCAAACCAAAAAGTCAAGCCCTGGCAGCCATTGACTCTGAAAATGTGGAGAATGACAAGCTAcccccacccctgcagcctcag ctccatccagcccCGACTCCTTCGTGCACCTGA
- the RABGEF1 gene encoding rab5 GDP/GTP exchange factor isoform X3: MNLKSERRGIHVDQSELLCKKGCGYYGNPAWQGFCSKCWREEYHKARQKQIQEDWELAERLQREEEEAYASSQSTQGAQSLTFSKFEEKKTNEKTRKVTTVKKFFTASSRAGAKKAEIQEAKAPSPSIHRQASIETDRVSKEFIEFIRTYQKPGQDIYKQCKLFLDTMSHKRDLSIEEQSECAQDFYQNVADRLQTRWKVPPEKVEKAMDEVEKYIMTRQYKYVFCPETTDDEKKDLAVQKRIRALHWVTPQMLCVPVSEEIPEVSDMVVKAITDIIEMDSKRVPRDKLACITRCSKHIFNAIKITKNEPASADDFLPTLIYIVLKGNPPRLQSNIQYITRFCNPSRLMTGEDGYYFTNLCCAVAFIEKLDAQSLNLSQEDFDRFMTGQTSPKKQEPDTFSPDVCLGVKQMCKSLDLLSQLNERQERIVSEAKKLEKDLIDWTDGITKEVEEIVEKYPLEIKPKSQALAAIDSENVENDKLPPPLQPQVYAG, translated from the exons ATGAACCTCAAGTCGGAGCGCAGGGGGATCCACGTGGATCAGTCGGAGCTGCTGTGCAAGAAGGGCTGTGGTTACTATGGCAatcctgcctggcagggcttCTGCTCCAAGTGCTGGAGGGAGGAATACCACAAGGCCAGGCAGAAGCAGATTCAGGAGGATTGGGAGCTGGCAGAGCG GCTGCAgcgtgaggaggaggaggcctATGCCAGCAGCCAGAGCACCCAAGGGGCACAGTCCCTGACCTTCTCAAAGTTTGAGGAGAAGAAAACCAAcgagaaaacaagaaaggtcACTACTGTGAAGAAGTTCTTCACTGCTtcctccagggcaggagctAAGAAGG CAGAGATCCAGGAGGCCAAGGCTCCCAGCCCTTCCATCCACAGGCAGGCCAGCATCGAGACAGACCGGGTGTCCAAGGAGTTCATAGAATTCATCAGGACCTACCAGAAGCCTGGCCAGGACATCTACAAGCAATGCAAACTCTTTTTGGACACCATGAGTCATAAAAGG GATTTAAGCATTGAGGAACAATCTGAATGTGCCCAGGACTTCTACCAAAATGTGGCAGACAGGCTGCAGACACGCTGGAAAG TGCCCCCTGAAAAAGTGGAGAAGGCAATGGATGAGGTTGAGAAATACATCATGACTCGACAgtataaatatgttttttgCCCTGAGACAACTGATGATGAGAAGAAAGACCTTGCTGTCCAAAAAAGGATCAG GGCCTTGCACTGGGTGACTCCACAGATGTTGTGTGTTCCTGTCAGTGAGGAAATCCCAGAAGTCTCTGACATGGTTGTAAAGGCAATTACAG aCATCATCGAGATGGACTCCAAGCGCGTCCCTCGGGATAAACTGGCCTGCATCACCAGATGCAGCAAGCACATCTTCAACGCCATCAAAATCACCAAAAACGAGCCAGCCTCAGCTGATGATTTCCTGCCCACCCTGATTTACATCGTGCTGAAGGGGAACCCCCCTCGCCTGCAGTCCAACATCCAGTACATCACTCGCTTCTGCAACCCCAGCAGGCTGATGACAGGGGAGGATGGATATTATTTCACCAACCTG tgctgtgctgtggcctTCATTGAAAAACTGGATGCTCAGTCTTTAAACCTGAGCCAGGAAGATTTCGATCGTTTCATGACGGGCCAGACCTCCCCAAAAAAGCAGGAACCTGACACTTTCTCCCCTGACGTGTGCCTGGGCGTGAAGCAGATGTGCAAAAGCTTAGACCTCCTCTCTCAGTTGAATGAGAGACAGGAAAGAATTGTGAGTGAGGCCAAGAAGCTGGAGAAAGACCTCATCGACTGGACTGACGGCATCACCAAGGAGGTGGAGGAGATAGTGGAGAAATACCCCTTGGAAATCAAACCAAAAAGTCAAGCCCTGGCAGCCATTGACTCTGAAAATGTGGAGAATGACAAGCTAcccccacccctgcagcctcagGTTTATGCAGGATAA
- the RABGEF1 gene encoding rab5 GDP/GTP exchange factor isoform X4 has protein sequence MNLKSERRGIHVDQSELLCKKGCGYYGNPAWQGFCSKCWREEYHKARQKQIQEDWELAERLQREEEEAYASSQSTQGAQSLTFSKFEEKKTNEKTRKVTTVKKFFTASSRAGAKKEIQEAKAPSPSIHRQASIETDRVSKEFIEFIRTYQKPGQDIYKQCKLFLDTMSHKRDLSIEEQSECAQDFYQNVADRLQTRWKVPPEKVEKAMDEVEKYIMTRQYKYVFCPETTDDEKKDLAVQKRIRALHWVTPQMLCVPVSEEIPEVSDMVVKAITDIIEMDSKRVPRDKLACITRCSKHIFNAIKITKNEPASADDFLPTLIYIVLKGNPPRLQSNIQYITRFCNPSRLMTGEDGYYFTNLCCAVAFIEKLDAQSLNLSQEDFDRFMTGQTSPKKQEPDTFSPDVCLGVKQMCKSLDLLSQLNERQERIVSEAKKLEKDLIDWTDGITKEVEEIVEKYPLEIKPKSQALAAIDSENVENDKLPPPLQPQVYAG, from the exons ATGAACCTCAAGTCGGAGCGCAGGGGGATCCACGTGGATCAGTCGGAGCTGCTGTGCAAGAAGGGCTGTGGTTACTATGGCAatcctgcctggcagggcttCTGCTCCAAGTGCTGGAGGGAGGAATACCACAAGGCCAGGCAGAAGCAGATTCAGGAGGATTGGGAGCTGGCAGAGCG GCTGCAgcgtgaggaggaggaggcctATGCCAGCAGCCAGAGCACCCAAGGGGCACAGTCCCTGACCTTCTCAAAGTTTGAGGAGAAGAAAACCAAcgagaaaacaagaaaggtcACTACTGTGAAGAAGTTCTTCACTGCTtcctccagggcaggagctAAGAAGG AGATCCAGGAGGCCAAGGCTCCCAGCCCTTCCATCCACAGGCAGGCCAGCATCGAGACAGACCGGGTGTCCAAGGAGTTCATAGAATTCATCAGGACCTACCAGAAGCCTGGCCAGGACATCTACAAGCAATGCAAACTCTTTTTGGACACCATGAGTCATAAAAGG GATTTAAGCATTGAGGAACAATCTGAATGTGCCCAGGACTTCTACCAAAATGTGGCAGACAGGCTGCAGACACGCTGGAAAG TGCCCCCTGAAAAAGTGGAGAAGGCAATGGATGAGGTTGAGAAATACATCATGACTCGACAgtataaatatgttttttgCCCTGAGACAACTGATGATGAGAAGAAAGACCTTGCTGTCCAAAAAAGGATCAG GGCCTTGCACTGGGTGACTCCACAGATGTTGTGTGTTCCTGTCAGTGAGGAAATCCCAGAAGTCTCTGACATGGTTGTAAAGGCAATTACAG aCATCATCGAGATGGACTCCAAGCGCGTCCCTCGGGATAAACTGGCCTGCATCACCAGATGCAGCAAGCACATCTTCAACGCCATCAAAATCACCAAAAACGAGCCAGCCTCAGCTGATGATTTCCTGCCCACCCTGATTTACATCGTGCTGAAGGGGAACCCCCCTCGCCTGCAGTCCAACATCCAGTACATCACTCGCTTCTGCAACCCCAGCAGGCTGATGACAGGGGAGGATGGATATTATTTCACCAACCTG tgctgtgctgtggcctTCATTGAAAAACTGGATGCTCAGTCTTTAAACCTGAGCCAGGAAGATTTCGATCGTTTCATGACGGGCCAGACCTCCCCAAAAAAGCAGGAACCTGACACTTTCTCCCCTGACGTGTGCCTGGGCGTGAAGCAGATGTGCAAAAGCTTAGACCTCCTCTCTCAGTTGAATGAGAGACAGGAAAGAATTGTGAGTGAGGCCAAGAAGCTGGAGAAAGACCTCATCGACTGGACTGACGGCATCACCAAGGAGGTGGAGGAGATAGTGGAGAAATACCCCTTGGAAATCAAACCAAAAAGTCAAGCCCTGGCAGCCATTGACTCTGAAAATGTGGAGAATGACAAGCTAcccccacccctgcagcctcagGTTTATGCAGGATAA
- the RABGEF1 gene encoding rab5 GDP/GTP exchange factor isoform X5 produces the protein MNLKSERRGIHVDQSELLCKKGCGYYGNPAWQGFCSKCWREEYHKARQKQIQEDWELAERLQREEEEAYASSQSTQGAQSLTFSKFEEKKTNEKTRKVTTVKKFFTASSRAGAKKAAQEKTPKQGQLGRERNADNILRDLKEIFTPSWELASPSEALAGKLKAEIQEAKAPSPSIHRQASIETDRVSKEFIEFIRTYQKPGQDIYKQCKLFLDTMSHKRDLSIEEQSECAQDFYQNVADRLQTRWKVPPEKVEKAMDEVEKYIMTRQYKYVFCPETTDDEKKDLAVQKRIRALHWVTPQMLCVPVSEEIPEVSDMVVKAITDIIEMDSKRVPRDKLACITRCSKHIFNAIKITKNEPASADDFLPTLIYIVLKGNPPRLQSNIQYITRFCNPSRLMTGEDGYYFTNLCCAVAFIEKLDAQSLNLSQEDFDRFMTGQTSPKKQEPDTFSPDVCLGVKQMCKSLDLLSQLNERQERIVSEAKKLEKDLIDWTDGITKEVEEIVEKYPLEIKPKSQALAAIDSENVENDKLPPPLQPQVYAG, from the exons ATGAACCTCAAGTCGGAGCGCAGGGGGATCCACGTGGATCAGTCGGAGCTGCTGTGCAAGAAGGGCTGTGGTTACTATGGCAatcctgcctggcagggcttCTGCTCCAAGTGCTGGAGGGAGGAATACCACAAGGCCAGGCAGAAGCAGATTCAGGAGGATTGGGAGCTGGCAGAGCG GCTGCAgcgtgaggaggaggaggcctATGCCAGCAGCCAGAGCACCCAAGGGGCACAGTCCCTGACCTTCTCAAAGTTTGAGGAGAAGAAAACCAAcgagaaaacaagaaaggtcACTACTGTGAAGAAGTTCTTCACTGCTtcctccagggcaggagctAAGAAGG cagctCAAGAGAAAACCCCTAAGCAAGGACAGCTTGGGAGGGAGAGAAATGCTGATAACATTCTCAGGGATTTGAAGGAGATTTTTACTCCCTCCTGGGAACTGGCTTCCCCTTCTGAAG CGTTGGCTGGCAAGCTGAAAG CAGAGATCCAGGAGGCCAAGGCTCCCAGCCCTTCCATCCACAGGCAGGCCAGCATCGAGACAGACCGGGTGTCCAAGGAGTTCATAGAATTCATCAGGACCTACCAGAAGCCTGGCCAGGACATCTACAAGCAATGCAAACTCTTTTTGGACACCATGAGTCATAAAAGG GATTTAAGCATTGAGGAACAATCTGAATGTGCCCAGGACTTCTACCAAAATGTGGCAGACAGGCTGCAGACACGCTGGAAAG TGCCCCCTGAAAAAGTGGAGAAGGCAATGGATGAGGTTGAGAAATACATCATGACTCGACAgtataaatatgttttttgCCCTGAGACAACTGATGATGAGAAGAAAGACCTTGCTGTCCAAAAAAGGATCAG GGCCTTGCACTGGGTGACTCCACAGATGTTGTGTGTTCCTGTCAGTGAGGAAATCCCAGAAGTCTCTGACATGGTTGTAAAGGCAATTACAG aCATCATCGAGATGGACTCCAAGCGCGTCCCTCGGGATAAACTGGCCTGCATCACCAGATGCAGCAAGCACATCTTCAACGCCATCAAAATCACCAAAAACGAGCCAGCCTCAGCTGATGATTTCCTGCCCACCCTGATTTACATCGTGCTGAAGGGGAACCCCCCTCGCCTGCAGTCCAACATCCAGTACATCACTCGCTTCTGCAACCCCAGCAGGCTGATGACAGGGGAGGATGGATATTATTTCACCAACCTG tgctgtgctgtggcctTCATTGAAAAACTGGATGCTCAGTCTTTAAACCTGAGCCAGGAAGATTTCGATCGTTTCATGACGGGCCAGACCTCCCCAAAAAAGCAGGAACCTGACACTTTCTCCCCTGACGTGTGCCTGGGCGTGAAGCAGATGTGCAAAAGCTTAGACCTCCTCTCTCAGTTGAATGAGAGACAGGAAAGAATTGTGAGTGAGGCCAAGAAGCTGGAGAAAGACCTCATCGACTGGACTGACGGCATCACCAAGGAGGTGGAGGAGATAGTGGAGAAATACCCCTTGGAAATCAAACCAAAAAGTCAAGCCCTGGCAGCCATTGACTCTGAAAATGTGGAGAATGACAAGCTAcccccacccctgcagcctcagGTTTATGCAGGATAA
- the RABGEF1 gene encoding rab5 GDP/GTP exchange factor isoform X1 — protein sequence MNLKSERRGIHVDQSELLCKKGCGYYGNPAWQGFCSKCWREEYHKARQKQIQEDWELAERLQREEEEAYASSQSTQGAQSLTFSKFEEKKTNEKTRKVTTVKKFFTASSRAGAKKAEIQEAKAPSPSIHRQASIETDRVSKEFIEFIRTYQKPGQDIYKQCKLFLDTMSHKRDLSIEEQSECAQDFYQNVADRLQTRWKVPPEKVEKAMDEVEKYIMTRQYKYVFCPETTDDEKKDLAVQKRIRALHWVTPQMLCVPVSEEIPEVSDMVVKAITDIIEMDSKRVPRDKLACITRCSKHIFNAIKITKNEPASADDFLPTLIYIVLKGNPPRLQSNIQYITRFCNPSRLMTGEDGYYFTNLCCAVAFIEKLDAQSLNLSQEDFDRFMTGQTSPKKQEPDTFSPDVCLGVKQMCKSLDLLSQLNERQERIVSEAKKLEKDLIDWTDGITKEVEEIVEKYPLEIKPKSQALAAIDSENVENDKLPPPLQPQLHPAPTPSCT from the exons ATGAACCTCAAGTCGGAGCGCAGGGGGATCCACGTGGATCAGTCGGAGCTGCTGTGCAAGAAGGGCTGTGGTTACTATGGCAatcctgcctggcagggcttCTGCTCCAAGTGCTGGAGGGAGGAATACCACAAGGCCAGGCAGAAGCAGATTCAGGAGGATTGGGAGCTGGCAGAGCG GCTGCAgcgtgaggaggaggaggcctATGCCAGCAGCCAGAGCACCCAAGGGGCACAGTCCCTGACCTTCTCAAAGTTTGAGGAGAAGAAAACCAAcgagaaaacaagaaaggtcACTACTGTGAAGAAGTTCTTCACTGCTtcctccagggcaggagctAAGAAGG CAGAGATCCAGGAGGCCAAGGCTCCCAGCCCTTCCATCCACAGGCAGGCCAGCATCGAGACAGACCGGGTGTCCAAGGAGTTCATAGAATTCATCAGGACCTACCAGAAGCCTGGCCAGGACATCTACAAGCAATGCAAACTCTTTTTGGACACCATGAGTCATAAAAGG GATTTAAGCATTGAGGAACAATCTGAATGTGCCCAGGACTTCTACCAAAATGTGGCAGACAGGCTGCAGACACGCTGGAAAG TGCCCCCTGAAAAAGTGGAGAAGGCAATGGATGAGGTTGAGAAATACATCATGACTCGACAgtataaatatgttttttgCCCTGAGACAACTGATGATGAGAAGAAAGACCTTGCTGTCCAAAAAAGGATCAG GGCCTTGCACTGGGTGACTCCACAGATGTTGTGTGTTCCTGTCAGTGAGGAAATCCCAGAAGTCTCTGACATGGTTGTAAAGGCAATTACAG aCATCATCGAGATGGACTCCAAGCGCGTCCCTCGGGATAAACTGGCCTGCATCACCAGATGCAGCAAGCACATCTTCAACGCCATCAAAATCACCAAAAACGAGCCAGCCTCAGCTGATGATTTCCTGCCCACCCTGATTTACATCGTGCTGAAGGGGAACCCCCCTCGCCTGCAGTCCAACATCCAGTACATCACTCGCTTCTGCAACCCCAGCAGGCTGATGACAGGGGAGGATGGATATTATTTCACCAACCTG tgctgtgctgtggcctTCATTGAAAAACTGGATGCTCAGTCTTTAAACCTGAGCCAGGAAGATTTCGATCGTTTCATGACGGGCCAGACCTCCCCAAAAAAGCAGGAACCTGACACTTTCTCCCCTGACGTGTGCCTGGGCGTGAAGCAGATGTGCAAAAGCTTAGACCTCCTCTCTCAGTTGAATGAGAGACAGGAAAGAATTGTGAGTGAGGCCAAGAAGCTGGAGAAAGACCTCATCGACTGGACTGACGGCATCACCAAGGAGGTGGAGGAGATAGTGGAGAAATACCCCTTGGAAATCAAACCAAAAAGTCAAGCCCTGGCAGCCATTGACTCTGAAAATGTGGAGAATGACAAGCTAcccccacccctgcagcctcag ctccatccagcccCGACTCCTTCGTGCACCTGA